The DNA segment caaaattttcctatgtaaaatcaactgaCCCTTGGGGTGGGGTTAATTTTGATCCCGgaagtcatgatttgaacaaattttgtagaggtccagtaggcaatgctacatgtgaaatatctaagccctaggccttctggtttatttttagaaattttttgaagattttcctatgtaaaatcaactgaCCCTTGGGGTGGggttaattttgaccccggggtcatgagtTGAACAAtgttagtagaggtccactaggcaatgctacatgtcaaatatctaagctctagggcttctggtttttgagaagatgatttttaaagattttcctaggtgagctaaaaagttacaatatgagctatttatagtaacaacgaagagaagtaattctaggttcttgcacatgacactccgtctcatgatggtgaacaactgtgccatgttacatcaaaatccctccatgcatgaaaaagaaatgctccagacaaagtcattcttgtatctgacctttgccctctaagtgtgaccttgaccttagacctagggtcctggttttTGTGTATGACATTCCGTCACATAGTTGTGAAcatgtgccaagtaacatcaaaatccttccatgcatgaagaagaaatgctccggtcagtcattattgaatttaacctttgacttcccaagtgtgaccttgacctatgagataGGCACCTgcgatttgcgcatgacactccgtctcactgaggttaacatttatgccaaatataaacgagattgctccatgcatgtcagttATAGTCCGGACGAACAAATCTGGACGTACACACACAcccacatacaccgaacagccatttggacaactatgtcttcgcttctgcaagccGGCTTGCTAAAAAAGTTAGCTCGAGTTCTAATTCTTATTTCTTAACTTATTTTAcacttgtgaaattatttaatttccattTCCTTTATATATAgatatcaaaaataaatcaacAGGTTTCACTCTCATAAAAAAGAGCCAAGCAAATGACACATCACTGCTGTTGCAGTTTAACTCAGAAATACCAAGTATAAAGGATTTGATGCATAATTAACAGTACCGTAACTTAAAACTCAATGGCGCcattttgtaaataacaaaaagcaATCCAAACTCTCCTCTTATTTTAACTACCAacttacaatgatttttacaATACATGATGCTGTTGCTAGTTTTATTCTAGACACAATGCCAAAAGCCTAATGTATAAGTCAATACCATCAGTAGAATTGGCTAAAGGATTTACTGATCTCCTTGCCTGCTCTAGCTTTTCAGCAGTCAAGGGACAGTCAACACTAGTAACATTAACTGTCTCTCCATCTTCAACTGCAACTGGACCATCCCAGTCGACACCAAAATCATCAGGTAAGGCTTCCTGCGTGACAACAGGTTCGAAGAAGAGGTCATCGACTCCTGTCTGCCCAGTGCCCCTGTGTTCCAATATGCCTTTGACATACAGCTGGTGTGGAGTTCTGCCATGCTCTGTTCTTAGGCGGTGATTATTCCATCCAgcctgaaactttttcaaatctCTGTTGAGGCGAGGTAAGAAAATGAACTGGAGACACCACATATGCAGCTCATTTTCAAGATTGAGTGCACCTTCCCTCTCTAAGTGTGAAAAGAGTTCTCGGTAAAAACACGTACAGCCTTGGTACAAGTCACGCCAGAAACGTTCAATGCGCTGGTTGTGTACAGATCTGCCAGTGATGCAACTTCCACGACTGGGGCCACGGTATGTGTTCATAAACATAGCAACCTCAATATTTTCTCCCCCATGGTCACAGCGTACCCGAGATGGCACTCCATATTTATTAGTTGCTTCAACAAAATCTTGAAATACTGTTGTTGCCCTGTTATTTGTGGCTGCATCTAGGAACACCACTGTACGGCTAAAACCATCAATGCCACCGTGTATGACAAAACCCCatctgaaaaaatataattaatacttCTACAAATCAAGCAACAAGAGCTATAACAAGATTTATATCAAACATTTCGTAATCGCCCTTGAGTTTTAAGATTGGTATgaaaaattgtacatgtcatccaaatttcaaggctgtatcttaaacaagagctgtccgtaagacagcgcactccactattcggggtttgatagtaaaaatgaatatatgtctgaataacttaagagacctctactttaaaaggaagatacaccaaggggcataattccatcaaatacacaaacttgagttattaggattattacaacacatgcagatgttGATGATACAGatttattttgagtttcaagtcattatcttatatagtaccaaagttatgtccagaaaacgaagtttgtaaaaaatttaagtataaaaggggcataattcggtcaaaaatacaaaccagagttatgaggattgttaccatacatgcagatgatgttgataaagatatattttaagtttcaagtctttatcttatattgcattaaagtagtatccataaagcaagattgcaaaaaagtttaagtacaaaaggggcataattctgtcaaaaacataattagagttatggggtatgtagccacacatgcagatgattataaacaaatacttttaatttcattatctaagtaccaaagatatgtctataaacgaagctttcgaaaaaaattaacatgaaaataattcaaagtataactccctggtgaccttgaccttgggtataatgggcccagcccctacacatgctttgtatgtatgctggacaatgtttatgtgaacttacagtatgatataagcaaaagtaacagacatgacagaaaaacaaagattgccgaaaaactttaaccttaaaaataacctttaaagaagtataacagcttggtgaccttggccttgggtataatgggctcagcccctacacatacattgtttgtataatGGACAATGtgtatgtgaagttacagtaagatatgacaaaaaaacaaaggttgccgaaaaactttaaccaagaagggtcataCCAACGCCgacaaggtcacagtcaagtgatccctaatcacttcaggtcatcaggtaattatgattaagcactctaggaaatatgatttgataatttttgaagtatttattcctatataactcatataacaagtgacacccagggcggggcctcttttcaccccaggggcataatttgaacaattctgtatgAGATCcgctaagcaatgctacatacccaatatcaaaggcctaggctttgaactttcagacaagaagattttttcccctatggatatgtctatgttaaatttggacaccctagggctgggcctcttttcaacccaggggcataattttggtagaggaacactaggcaatgcaatataccaaatatcaaaagcctatgccatgcagtttcaggcaagaagatttttaaagtttttttctatattagtctatgtaaaagttGAGATGCTccgaggcagggcctcttttcaccccagggacataatttgaacaattttggtagaggaccacaaggtaatgcaacataccaaatatcaaaagcctaggacttgcagtttcagaccagaagattaaaaaaaaaaatttcctatataagtctatgtaaaacttgaaacctcccagggtagggcctcttttcaccccagggatataatttgaacaaatttgggagaggaccataaggcaatgctacatacaaaatatcaaaggcctaggtcttgtggttttagacaagaagatttttaaagtttttttcctatataagactatgtaaaacttgtgaccccgggggtggggcctctttacaccctaggggcacaatttgaacaatcttagtagaggaccattagatgatgttacacgtcaaatatcaaggctctatgcctctgggttttggacaagaagatttttaaagtttttccttttggttgccatgccaaccagagttctccatggaattcaattctttgaacaattttgaaagggggccacccaaggatcatttctgtgaagttaagtttaattctgccaagtggttttcaagaagaagatttttttagaaaatgttgacggactgactacgcacgactgacgacggacactgatcagtcacaaaagctcaccatgagcctttggctcaggtgagctaaaaaaaaacaggtgCATATACAGTTATGGTTATTAGTTACTGCACTCTGCCTCAATGTGTTctttatgaatttaaaatttaaagaaagccTCTCTTATAGTTAACGAGACATGCTCTGGATAAAGTTTTAACATAttaattaaaatcagcaataggccagctagagttatggttcttagttactgcacttcctctcactgACCTTTAGAATTGTGTGAAGCACTGAGTGAATCAGTTacatacttttcaagttatacactCATCTGGAAATGCTTTCATACACACAAAC comes from the Mercenaria mercenaria strain notata chromosome 9, MADL_Memer_1, whole genome shotgun sequence genome and includes:
- the LOC128559446 gene encoding uncharacterized protein LOC128559446 encodes the protein MDIGNFLERVRVVMGSINRSLEVSQTQDALDSAIVRLDALIRNVNRMTVAYPGCANILTDLSEALEVVQELKRSAEDDSQTRPEVQHGETGRPRYVVSRDQLELLLDLHFTNKEIADLVNISVSSVKRRLRQYNLSRKDRFCNISNDELDERVKNITEGNPMLGQRNVMGQLLADGIHVQRDRVAEALLRVDPAAVAMRWSQTICRRTYSVPGPNALWHIDGNHKLIRWGFVIHGGIDGFSRTVVFLDAATNNRATTVFQDFVEATNKYGVPSRVRCDHGGENIEVAMFMNTYRGPSRGSCITGRSVHNQRIERFWRDLYQGCTCFYRELFSHLEREGALNLENELHMWCLQFIFLPRLNRDLKKFQAGWNNHRLRTEHGRTPHQLYVKGILEHRGTGQTGVDDLFFEPVVTQEALPDDFGVDWDGPVAVEDGETVNVTSVDCPLTAEKLEQARRSVNPLANSTDGIDLYIRLLALCLE